A portion of the Tindallia magadiensis genome contains these proteins:
- the hflX gene encoding GTPase HflX, whose protein sequence is MNISNNELKNKGIMLGIYRHKKDQYKIFDEMSELKSLAETCGYHITQKFIQKRTTPHPQYYFGKGKLEEIMTQIDTKTSQAIICNDSISAVQKQKIEELTGFPVLDRFHIILSIFSQRAFSLEGKLQLKLAELQYQMPRLQGKGIEMSRQRGGIGTRGPGEMKLEQDRRHIKQEMGRIKRKLIKIKEQNNIRRKQRNTSEMPLVAVVGYTNAGKSSLVNAFIDISISGQDRKKVLFADQVFSSLEINFRKIMLPDKFEFLVLDTVGFIKKLPHELVEAFNTTLHEISYADLILNVIDGSSAHREMHEETTLQILSDIECDHIPILTVMNKRDLLSTNPAYLTNKESVQWISTKNSEDIKRLIGQIKDTLINYSRVKTFQIPYHRLDLLEYARKNGNITEIDYSENRVVFKGVFEEKAKKLNKWLVEEA, encoded by the coding sequence TTGAACATCAGCAATAACGAATTAAAAAACAAGGGCATTATGCTTGGGATTTATCGGCATAAAAAAGATCAATATAAGATATTTGATGAAATGAGTGAGCTAAAATCATTAGCGGAAACTTGTGGTTATCATATTACTCAAAAATTTATTCAAAAGAGAACTACTCCTCATCCGCAATATTACTTTGGGAAAGGTAAGCTGGAAGAAATTATGACACAAATAGATACCAAAACTTCTCAGGCAATCATTTGTAATGATTCTATTAGTGCCGTACAAAAACAAAAGATTGAGGAGCTGACAGGTTTTCCAGTTCTTGATAGATTTCATATCATTTTAAGTATTTTTTCTCAGAGAGCTTTTAGCTTAGAGGGAAAATTACAACTTAAATTAGCTGAATTGCAATATCAAATGCCAAGATTGCAAGGAAAAGGCATTGAAATGTCGCGGCAAAGAGGTGGAATTGGAACCAGAGGTCCAGGTGAAATGAAATTGGAACAAGATCGTAGACATATCAAACAAGAAATGGGAAGAATCAAAAGAAAACTCATAAAGATTAAAGAACAAAACAATATTAGACGTAAACAAAGAAATACAAGCGAAATGCCTTTAGTAGCGGTGGTGGGATATACAAACGCCGGTAAGTCATCATTAGTAAACGCATTTATTGATATCAGCATAAGTGGTCAAGATCGAAAAAAAGTTTTATTTGCTGATCAAGTATTTAGCAGTTTGGAAATTAACTTTCGAAAAATAATGCTTCCTGATAAATTTGAATTTCTTGTACTTGATACAGTTGGATTTATAAAAAAGCTTCCGCATGAGCTAGTTGAAGCATTTAATACAACACTTCATGAAATAAGCTATGCAGATCTTATTCTGAATGTGATTGACGGCTCTTCGGCGCATAGAGAAATGCATGAGGAAACAACACTTCAGATTTTATCGGATATTGAATGTGATCATATACCTATTTTGACCGTAATGAATAAAAGAGATTTACTATCAACAAATCCAGCTTATCTGACTAATAAGGAATCTGTACAATGGATTTCAACAAAAAACAGTGAAGATATAAAAAGGTTGATAGGACAAATAAAAGATACTCTAATAAATTATTCGCGAGTTAAAACATTTCAAATCCCTTACCATCGATTAGATCTACTTGAATATGCACGTAAAAATGGAAACATAACAGAGATAGATTATTCGGAAAACAGGGTTGTCTTTAAAGGCGTTTTTGAGGAAAAAGCAAAAAAACTCAATAAATGGCTTGTTGAAGAAGCATGA
- the moaC gene encoding cyclic pyranopterin monophosphate synthase MoaC, with the protein MAELTHFNKSGRANMVEVGHKLNTQREAITLASISMKPETLRRIMDQEIKKGDVLAVAQVSGIMAAKNTSNLIPMCHNIFLTGADVEFEIDEESSRIDITATVKTTGKTGVEMEALTAVSVAALTIYDMCKSIDREMEITDIKLLKKSGGKSGDYVRKGYEKLLEE; encoded by the coding sequence ATGGCAGAGTTAACACACTTTAATAAAAGCGGTAGAGCTAATATGGTAGAAGTAGGTCATAAGCTCAATACGCAACGAGAAGCAATAACATTAGCTAGTATTTCTATGAAACCAGAAACGCTTCGTAGAATAATGGATCAAGAAATTAAAAAAGGAGATGTACTTGCTGTTGCTCAAGTTTCTGGAATTATGGCAGCAAAAAACACAAGCAATCTAATCCCGATGTGTCATAATATCTTTCTTACTGGAGCAGATGTTGAGTTTGAGATTGATGAAGAAAGTAGCCGAATAGATATAACAGCTACTGTCAAAACGACTGGAAAAACAGGAGTTGAAATGGAAGCGTTGACAGCTGTTTCTGTGGCAGCATTAACGATTTATGACATGTGTAAATCCATAGACAGAGAAATGGAAATAACAGATATAAAGTTGTTGAAAAAGTCTGGCGGAAAGTCAGGAGATTACGTGCGAAAAGGGTACGAAAAACTATTAGAAGAATGA
- the thiI gene encoding tRNA uracil 4-sulfurtransferase ThiI — MVQKEIIIRSGETVLKGKNRKFFEDKLLSDLHRALKPMGILKMFKKHNRIYIPVNHGNHQKMIERLKHVFGVDLISVASVVEKDVETIKSAALQEMKEVRELKKVKTFKVESKRTDKKYPIESLELSRLVGGFLLHSFDDLEVDVHHPDVTIYVEVKEKAYIFTDREKGIGGLPKGSNGQAMLLLSGGIDSPVAGWMIAKRGVLLKAVHFHSYPYTSERAYDKVVELAERMSSYCGSIQLFSVNLLPFQQAIADTCPESEGTILVRRMMTRIAEKLADENSCDALITGESLGQVASQTIQSIRVTTEVATLPILRPLISMDKQDIIEVAKMIKTYKTSILPYEDCCTVFLPQKPVTKPRVDKIKKSEEMLDIEKLTEELYNSMEMQWIKSESKEDLLWQS; from the coding sequence ATGGTTCAAAAAGAAATTATTATCCGTAGTGGAGAAACCGTATTAAAAGGAAAGAATCGAAAGTTTTTTGAAGATAAGCTTTTGAGTGATTTGCATAGAGCCTTAAAGCCAATGGGTATACTGAAGATGTTTAAAAAACATAATCGGATATATATTCCGGTGAACCATGGCAATCACCAAAAGATGATTGAACGGTTAAAGCATGTTTTTGGAGTTGACCTAATATCGGTTGCCTCAGTGGTTGAAAAAGATGTTGAAACAATCAAGTCTGCAGCATTACAGGAAATGAAAGAGGTAAGAGAACTAAAGAAAGTGAAGACATTTAAAGTGGAATCAAAAAGAACAGATAAAAAATATCCAATAGAATCCTTAGAGTTAAGTCGCTTAGTTGGAGGTTTTTTACTTCATTCATTTGATGATTTGGAAGTTGACGTTCATCATCCAGATGTAACGATTTATGTAGAAGTAAAAGAAAAAGCATATATCTTTACGGATAGAGAAAAAGGGATCGGGGGATTACCGAAAGGTAGTAATGGACAAGCAATGCTATTACTTTCCGGCGGTATTGATAGCCCGGTTGCTGGATGGATGATTGCGAAAAGAGGCGTTTTATTAAAAGCGGTTCATTTTCATAGTTATCCATATACTAGCGAGAGAGCTTACGATAAAGTAGTGGAACTGGCAGAACGAATGTCATCCTATTGTGGGTCAATTCAATTATTTTCCGTAAACTTATTGCCTTTTCAACAAGCGATTGCAGATACCTGTCCAGAATCAGAGGGTACCATTTTAGTGAGGAGAATGATGACCAGGATTGCAGAAAAGCTTGCTGATGAAAATAGTTGTGATGCGTTAATAACAGGGGAATCTCTCGGTCAGGTAGCAAGTCAGACGATTCAAAGCATCAGGGTTACGACCGAAGTTGCAACGTTACCGATTTTAAGACCTCTGATATCTATGGATAAGCAGGATATTATTGAGGTGGCAAAAATGATTAAAACATATAAAACATCCATATTACCTTATGAAGATTGTTGCACCGTATTCCTTCCTCAAAAACCTGTTACAAAACCGCGCGTTGATAAAATAAAGAAGTCGGAAGAAATGCTTGATATTGAAAAATTGACAGAAGAATTATATAATTCAATGGAAATGCAATGGATAAAAAGCGAAAGTAAGGAGGATTTACTATGGCAGAGTTAA
- a CDS encoding YczE/YyaS/YitT family protein: protein MIKRVMIYIAGMFLLAMGVAFSIKSGLGVSPVSSFPYALSIVLDKDVGLMSALVFMFYVMVQIALLRKEFHLKNLLQVGVASMFGIFVSFSNTLLVEIYPDTYLSRIYLLLISLVLIAIGIIFYLTANLVPQPPEGMVLSIQKKTGIPFSKVKVIFDCSSVFIAASLLLMVTGKIEGLREGTLIAALGVGKLIGILSKRLRPVLISFIEKTY, encoded by the coding sequence ATGATTAAAAGAGTCATGATATATATCGCAGGTATGTTTTTGTTAGCAATGGGAGTAGCTTTTTCTATTAAATCTGGATTAGGTGTTTCGCCTGTATCATCTTTTCCTTATGCCTTGAGTATTGTTTTAGATAAAGACGTAGGACTAATGTCGGCACTAGTGTTTATGTTTTATGTAATGGTTCAAATAGCTCTATTAAGAAAAGAATTTCATCTTAAAAATTTATTGCAAGTAGGTGTTGCAAGTATGTTTGGTATTTTTGTTTCTTTTTCAAATACCTTGCTGGTAGAGATATATCCTGATACCTATCTGTCAAGAATTTACTTACTTTTAATTAGTTTAGTACTGATTGCAATAGGTATCATATTTTATCTTACGGCAAACCTTGTTCCACAGCCACCTGAAGGGATGGTTTTATCAATACAAAAAAAAACAGGAATACCATTTTCTAAAGTGAAAGTTATTTTTGATTGTAGCAGTGTCTTTATTGCAGCATCCCTGCTTCTGATGGTTACAGGAAAAATAGAGGGTTTACGAGAAGGAACGTTAATTGCTGCCTTAGGCGTTGGGAAATTAATAGGAATCCTTTCAAAAAGGCTTAGACCTGTATTGATTTCTTTTATAGAAAAAACATATTGA
- a CDS encoding NUDIX hydrolase, translated as MIVRNCAGGVVFYANQVLILQNEKREWVLPKGKIRNDELASDTAHHRVEFEAGVNAEILSTAGETCYEFFSVSRKEPVCNQIVWYIMKAHSKEYDINENEGFKDGGFFPIEEALEKITYSQDRSLVSLSYKKYKELMKEKVAI; from the coding sequence ATGATTGTCAGAAACTGCGCAGGCGGTGTGGTTTTTTATGCAAATCAGGTGTTAATCCTGCAAAACGAGAAACGTGAATGGGTATTACCAAAAGGAAAAATTCGTAATGACGAGCTGGCTTCTGATACAGCACATCACCGAGTCGAATTTGAGGCAGGTGTGAATGCTGAGATTCTATCAACGGCGGGCGAGACGTGTTACGAATTTTTTTCTGTTTCTCGCAAAGAGCCTGTATGCAACCAAATTGTCTGGTATATTATGAAAGCTCACAGTAAAGAATATGATATAAATGAGAATGAAGGATTTAAGGATGGTGGATTTTTCCCAATTGAAGAAGCCTTGGAGAAAATAACTTATAGTCAGGATCGATCCTTGGTAAGCCTCTCGTATAAAAAATACAAAGAATTGATGAAAGAAAAAGTTGCAATATAA
- a CDS encoding MogA/MoaB family molybdenum cofactor biosynthesis protein — MFTVGIITASDKGSIGERKDESGPAVKNFINNMGGIVKQYHIVPDDKEALISEMIQMCDNEKLDLVLTTGGTGFSKRDITPEATLSVIQRHIPGFTELIRLKSFDKNPRAILSRAVSGIRKETIIINLPGSPRGALEALEIIQPALVHGMEILKGTAIECGNSHQQ; from the coding sequence ATGTTTACTGTAGGAATTATCACAGCAAGTGATAAAGGTTCAATAGGAGAACGAAAAGACGAGAGCGGTCCTGCTGTTAAAAACTTCATCAACAACATGGGTGGTATCGTGAAGCAGTATCACATTGTTCCAGATGATAAAGAAGCTCTCATAAGTGAAATGATACAGATGTGCGATAATGAAAAACTAGATTTAGTGCTAACTACTGGTGGTACAGGTTTTTCCAAACGTGATATTACACCTGAAGCTACTTTATCCGTAATCCAACGCCATATTCCAGGTTTTACAGAACTAATTCGTTTAAAAAGCTTTGATAAAAATCCTCGCGCGATCCTTTCAAGAGCTGTTTCTGGCATAAGAAAAGAAACAATCATTATCAATCTTCCAGGAAGCCCCAGAGGAGCTTTAGAGGCACTGGAAATTATTCAACCTGCCTTGGTACATGGAATGGAAATCTTAAAAGGAACAGCTATCGAATGCGGTAATTCACATCAACAATAG
- a CDS encoding S-layer homology domain-containing protein: MVKLKWITIVTIAFLSMNISVAAMFDDTQDHWGEEYIFWATFDYSIFTGYPDGTFRPDNQITRAEFISILNKLLLLANEPYPQNTSASIRYIDFDSEHWAYSHVLSFYQRSKGASHNEIDLKQVFSGPRLKPDMEITRYEAALLSASIATPALNKEMQAPTELSDIDLQHPKNKHIQNLVTRNIITGFPDGSFRPEKPITRAEAASLTKKIFEDLSYVKEDYLVPLPMIENRTPNYPIFTMVAEIYDLNNTKGHRRFVDAVTSLEYIDIIGFIPYEERNLYDTDPIKTLWELVDSGYSNTIGTHYYLVKKDESLTLQQKKNLTNEAIQQYLSLSEGYIDGIIDFMEISKTYADASLFEMAAKKINESSLQKKEKLRMIDLLSEHYLDQNSLDKAFDIYWNLLETTDDFEVLIKTVQNIAYISNNGNNINESIKILEKTNDIIQLKALTENEKEELIYLIDAIHKQLLVR, translated from the coding sequence ATGGTCAAATTAAAGTGGATTACTATTGTTACAATCGCATTTCTGAGTATGAATATATCGGTAGCTGCAATGTTTGATGACACACAAGATCATTGGGGCGAAGAGTATATATTTTGGGCAACCTTTGATTATTCAATCTTTACAGGATATCCTGATGGAACATTTCGACCGGATAACCAGATTACCAGAGCTGAATTTATTTCTATTTTGAATAAGTTGTTACTATTAGCTAATGAACCATACCCACAAAACACATCAGCTTCAATAAGGTATATAGATTTTGACTCTGAGCACTGGGCATATTCTCATGTACTATCTTTTTATCAGAGATCAAAAGGTGCGAGTCATAATGAAATTGATTTAAAACAAGTTTTTTCTGGCCCCAGACTAAAGCCAGATATGGAAATTACTCGTTATGAAGCAGCGTTGTTAAGTGCTAGCATCGCAACACCAGCTTTAAATAAGGAGATGCAGGCTCCTACAGAACTCAGTGATATAGATCTTCAACATCCTAAAAATAAACATATACAAAACTTAGTTACCAGGAATATTATTACAGGATTTCCCGATGGTTCTTTTAGACCTGAAAAGCCCATAACCCGTGCAGAAGCAGCTTCTTTAACCAAAAAAATATTTGAAGATTTAAGCTATGTTAAAGAAGACTATTTGGTGCCTCTTCCAATGATAGAAAATCGGACACCTAACTATCCAATTTTTACTATGGTGGCAGAAATCTATGATTTGAACAATACGAAAGGACACAGACGTTTTGTTGATGCTGTTACTTCATTGGAATATATTGATATAATAGGGTTTATACCTTATGAAGAACGCAATTTATATGATACAGATCCAATAAAAACCTTATGGGAACTGGTTGATTCTGGTTATTCAAATACAATAGGTACTCACTATTATTTAGTAAAAAAGGATGAGTCCTTAACCTTACAACAGAAAAAAAACTTGACTAATGAAGCAATCCAGCAATATCTCTCATTATCTGAAGGGTATATTGATGGAATCATTGACTTTATGGAAATAAGTAAAACATATGCCGATGCCAGTCTTTTTGAAATGGCAGCAAAAAAGATCAATGAGTCTTCATTGCAAAAAAAAGAAAAGCTAAGAATGATAGATCTTCTTAGTGAACATTACCTTGATCAAAATAGTCTGGATAAAGCTTTTGATATATACTGGAATCTTCTTGAAACGACAGATGATTTTGAAGTTTTGATAAAGACAGTTCAAAATATTGCCTATATCTCGAACAATGGTAATAATATTAATGAGTCGATCAAAATACTCGAAAAAACAAACGATATAATACAATTGAAAGCATTAACAGAGAATGAGAAAGAAGAACTTATTTATTTAATAGATGCGATTCATAAGCAGCTACTAGTCCGGTAG
- a CDS encoding cysteine desulfurase family protein, which produces MQIYLDHAATSPITSDVLEEMNKAYKDLYANPSSAHSFGSRVEKRCKDAKKNILKYLSGNLENIIITSGGTESNNHVIFSQGIKTFQKPESFLTSSIEHKSVLEPIKFWSLSKELSVLNVDKSGQYSLDHLEKLLKKGKNHVAFISLMHVNNETGIIQPIEEAVRLIKQYVPNAFVHVDGVQAFGKIPIKNILPWVDAYSISAHKIKGPRGIGALWVKQPGKLLPLIRGGGQENNHRSGTTNTPALLGFEKAVSNCYQKMEENNRKKHQIREKIIKELSEKVDDFYIIESATCQVPSIVMIAFKKIKGEVLIHSLEADGIFLSAGSACNASNSQISHVIKAMNISSEWEEGVIRISFDEMLEDHEIVYFTNKIAKHCTEIRRWVKR; this is translated from the coding sequence ATGCAAATTTATTTAGATCATGCGGCAACTTCGCCGATAACATCAGATGTATTGGAAGAAATGAATAAAGCTTATAAGGACCTATATGCAAACCCCTCTTCTGCTCATTCTTTTGGTAGTAGAGTTGAGAAACGTTGCAAAGATGCAAAGAAGAACATATTGAAATACCTGTCAGGGAACTTGGAAAATATTATTATTACTTCCGGGGGTACCGAATCAAACAATCATGTTATTTTTAGCCAAGGAATAAAAACATTCCAAAAGCCAGAAAGTTTTCTAACTTCATCCATAGAACACAAATCTGTTCTGGAACCAATAAAATTTTGGTCACTATCAAAAGAACTGAGCGTACTTAATGTAGACAAATCCGGACAGTATTCTTTGGATCATTTAGAAAAATTATTAAAAAAAGGAAAAAATCATGTTGCTTTTATTTCTTTGATGCATGTAAATAATGAAACAGGCATTATTCAGCCAATTGAAGAAGCTGTAAGACTAATTAAACAGTATGTTCCTAACGCATTCGTTCATGTAGATGGAGTGCAAGCGTTTGGGAAAATACCAATTAAAAACATTCTTCCATGGGTAGATGCTTATAGCATAAGCGCTCACAAGATTAAGGGTCCAAGAGGAATAGGAGCGCTTTGGGTCAAACAGCCTGGTAAATTACTGCCCTTGATACGAGGAGGCGGACAAGAAAATAACCATCGCTCTGGGACAACAAACACCCCGGCGCTTCTAGGTTTTGAAAAAGCGGTATCGAACTGTTATCAAAAGATGGAAGAGAATAATCGTAAAAAACATCAGATCAGAGAAAAGATCATAAAAGAACTTAGTGAGAAGGTAGATGATTTTTATATCATTGAATCAGCAACTTGTCAGGTGCCATCTATTGTCATGATAGCATTTAAGAAGATAAAGGGAGAAGTTTTGATACATTCGTTGGAGGCGGATGGAATATTTCTTTCAGCAGGATCGGCATGCAATGCAAGTAATAGCCAAATAAGTCATGTAATAAAAGCAATGAATATATCATCAGAATGGGAAGAAGGGGTCATTCGAATAAGTTTTGATGAAATGCTTGAAGATCATGAAATAGTCTATTTTACGAATAAAATAGCAAAACATTGTACAGAAATCAGAAGATGGGTAAAGAGGTGA
- a CDS encoding transglycosylase domain-containing protein: MSIKRSSYQENRTARASSSKRKSKKKSFWPKLFWGSMIALVLLFFLVAGTAIGVVTGIIREMEPVDASNIYTFLDESSFIYDREGNLIEKVQTEGHREILDFDQIPDHLINAIIAIEDERFWDHNGIDVKRIFGAFWTNLRTGSRQGASTINQQLAKIIYLSPEQTYTRKIKDAYYGMQLDRQLSKKQILEAYVNTINLGSVAFSGSYSVQANGVQAASQLYFSKDVSELTNAEAALIAGIPRNPRRYSPVSIIRKDQVREDHIVYYDDDDEYSTVFNPETLPRMRLVLNNMHRLGYITDREYEEALNQDIAASIKPNRLSGSEVSSFFGELVQRDVLRALENAGYSNQEATHMLQSGGLSIHSTLDMRMQQIVEEEFNKVENFPGTLRDSDGNFLLDEQGNVQPQSSMVIMDQESGQIKALIGGRMTSGHRIYNRALSTRQPGSAIKPLAAFTPAVDLGMTAATVIDDVPSYLNPQAPNTSWPRNHYNSFYGLMTMRESLRISSNVGAVRFAEKLGEYDSRPQYAVMFDYMERMGITSLVGSDNPVIRNGRTSTDENYSMVLGGMTRGVSPMEMTGAFATLANKGVYTKPITFTEVYDRRGNLILENRPERDRVVSDQVAFVMTDLLRDAVTSGTGSRARIDQGNSRIPVAGKTGTTNDQKDAWFVGYTPYYTASVWIGHDLPEKLQQGSRMAAELWQKIMFRVHEGHEAKGFETPDNIIRVSVCSKSGKLPTEYCTLDPRGSTVRSEIFIRGTEPTSYCEVHVQADIHAPTGKLATEDTPPHEIETRIFTQRETPYYPEEHNGIVPRDWDYELPRDTYDPYEDSSEEIDYDPGYEYDPDNSFNDNDHSSDDGTVDDDRPSTVSSRTLRTQPLNIEGTAELALYRVDGEQRTLLERKSHNIEQHGETAEFRVTGTGTQKFEIEVNGSVAYSATVEF, encoded by the coding sequence ATGTCAATAAAAAGAAGCTCTTACCAAGAAAATAGAACGGCAAGGGCATCCAGTTCAAAAAGGAAATCTAAGAAGAAATCATTCTGGCCAAAATTGTTTTGGGGCTCAATGATTGCGTTGGTTTTATTGTTTTTTTTAGTAGCTGGCACTGCCATTGGTGTTGTTACCGGAATCATAAGAGAAATGGAGCCAGTAGACGCTAGTAATATTTATACCTTTCTAGACGAAAGCTCTTTTATCTATGATAGAGAAGGAAATCTTATTGAAAAAGTTCAGACGGAAGGTCATCGAGAAATACTTGATTTTGACCAAATCCCAGATCACTTAATTAATGCCATTATCGCCATTGAAGATGAACGTTTTTGGGATCATAATGGTATTGACGTTAAGCGGATATTCGGTGCTTTTTGGACTAATCTTCGGACTGGTTCTCGGCAGGGTGCTAGTACTATCAACCAGCAATTGGCTAAAATTATTTATTTATCACCTGAACAAACCTATACACGCAAAATTAAAGATGCTTATTATGGAATGCAGTTGGACCGTCAATTAAGCAAAAAGCAAATATTAGAAGCTTACGTCAATACGATTAACTTAGGTAGTGTTGCTTTTAGTGGCTCTTACAGTGTTCAGGCTAATGGTGTTCAGGCTGCTTCACAACTCTACTTTTCTAAAGATGTTAGTGAGCTTACTAATGCTGAAGCCGCTTTAATTGCTGGCATTCCAAGAAATCCAAGACGCTATTCACCGGTATCCATTATTAGGAAAGATCAAGTACGAGAAGATCATATTGTTTATTATGATGACGACGATGAATATAGCACCGTCTTTAATCCAGAGACACTTCCACGTATGCGGCTAGTCTTAAATAATATGCATCGTCTCGGTTATATTACTGATAGAGAGTATGAAGAAGCATTAAATCAGGATATTGCTGCCAGCATTAAACCTAATAGATTAAGCGGCAGTGAAGTATCATCTTTTTTTGGAGAACTTGTACAACGTGATGTGTTAAGAGCCCTCGAAAATGCTGGTTATTCAAATCAAGAAGCAACTCATATGCTTCAATCCGGAGGACTTAGCATTCATAGTACTCTGGATATGCGAATGCAACAAATTGTGGAGGAAGAGTTTAATAAGGTTGAAAATTTCCCTGGAACATTAAGAGATTCTGATGGTAATTTTTTATTAGATGAACAAGGAAATGTACAACCTCAATCATCAATGGTCATTATGGATCAAGAAAGTGGTCAAATAAAAGCCTTAATTGGTGGAAGAATGACTAGTGGTCATCGAATTTATAATAGGGCTCTTTCAACCAGACAACCAGGTTCTGCTATCAAACCATTAGCCGCTTTTACTCCAGCGGTTGATCTTGGAATGACCGCTGCGACGGTGATCGACGATGTGCCTTCTTATTTAAATCCACAAGCACCCAACACCTCATGGCCACGGAACCATTATAATAGCTTTTATGGCTTGATGACTATGAGAGAATCACTTCGAATCTCCAGTAACGTTGGTGCTGTTCGATTTGCTGAAAAATTAGGTGAGTATGACAGTCGCCCTCAATATGCCGTAATGTTTGATTATATGGAAAGAATGGGTATCACTTCTCTTGTTGGTAGCGACAATCCAGTTATACGAAATGGAAGAACTTCAACAGATGAGAATTACTCAATGGTACTAGGTGGAATGACTCGTGGTGTTTCTCCCATGGAAATGACTGGAGCTTTTGCTACGCTTGCTAACAAAGGTGTTTACACAAAACCTATCACCTTCACAGAAGTGTACGACCGTCGAGGTAACCTTATTTTAGAAAACAGACCAGAAAGAGATCGTGTGGTTAGCGATCAAGTAGCCTTTGTCATGACAGATCTCCTGCGAGATGCTGTTACTTCTGGAACCGGCTCAAGAGCCAGAATCGATCAAGGTAACAGCCGTATTCCTGTTGCAGGTAAAACAGGTACAACTAACGACCAGAAAGATGCTTGGTTCGTCGGTTACACTCCTTATTATACAGCCAGCGTCTGGATTGGTCATGATTTGCCAGAAAAACTTCAGCAAGGTAGTAGAATGGCCGCTGAATTATGGCAAAAAATTATGTTTCGCGTCCACGAAGGTCATGAAGCAAAAGGGTTTGAGACTCCCGATAATATTATCAGAGTCAGTGTTTGTTCAAAATCCGGTAAATTGCCAACAGAATACTGCACGCTTGATCCTCGCGGTAGTACTGTGCGCTCTGAAATTTTCATAAGGGGTACTGAACCAACTTCTTACTGCGAGGTACACGTACAAGCAGATATCCATGCTCCCACAGGAAAGCTGGCAACCGAAGACACACCTCCTCATGAAATAGAGACTAGAATATTTACTCAACGTGAAACTCCTTATTATCCAGAAGAGCATAATGGAATTGTTCCAAGAGACTGGGATTATGAGCTTCCGAGGGATACTTACGATCCATACGAAGACAGTTCGGAAGAAATTGACTACGACCCCGGCTACGAATACGACCCAGATAATTCTTTTAATGACAATGACCATTCATCAGATGATGGAACTGTTGACGATGATCGTCCATCAACTGTTTCCAGTCGAACATTAAGAACTCAGCCACTAAACATCGAAGGTACGGCAGAACTAGCCTTATATCGAGTTGATGGTGAGCAACGCACTTTACTAGAAAGAAAAAGTCATAATATTGAACAGCATGGAGAAACAGCTGAGTTTAGAGTTACTGGCACCGGAACACAAAAATTTGAAATTGAAGTCAATGGATCTGTTGCTTATTCAGCTACTGTAGAATTTTAG
- a CDS encoding Dps family protein, with amino-acid sequence MKDYTKMNEYLSNLAVLNIKLHNVHWNVVGPQFVQIHEYTESVYDDMFEKFDAVAELMKMRDISPLAKMSDYLKHASITELDKDKFNRDEALEIVQKDLEKMKALATDIRNEADENGDFEVVAEFEDHVAGYSKNLWFIKAMLTK; translated from the coding sequence ATGAAAGACTACACAAAAATGAATGAGTATTTATCAAACCTGGCAGTTCTAAACATCAAACTGCACAATGTACACTGGAACGTGGTTGGACCACAGTTTGTTCAGATTCATGAGTATACTGAGTCAGTGTATGATGATATGTTCGAAAAATTTGACGCCGTTGCTGAGTTAATGAAAATGCGTGATATCAGCCCGTTAGCTAAAATGTCTGATTACCTTAAGCATGCTTCTATAACTGAGCTAGACAAAGATAAGTTTAACCGAGATGAAGCTCTTGAAATTGTTCAAAAAGACTTAGAAAAAATGAAAGCTCTTGCAACTGACATTAGAAATGAAGCTGATGAAAATGGTGACTTTGAAGTCGTAGCTGAATTTGAAGACCATGTTGCTGGTTACAGTAAAAACTTATGGTTCATCAAAGCAATGCTAACAAAATAA